One genomic window of Cricetulus griseus strain 17A/GY chromosome 3, alternate assembly CriGri-PICRH-1.0, whole genome shotgun sequence includes the following:
- the Ctu2 gene encoding cytoplasmic tRNA 2-thiolation protein 2 encodes MCQAGEDYAGPAQREPPPVPRPGREQKCVKCAEGLPVVVIRAGDAFCRDCFKAFYVHKFRAMLGKNRLIFPGEKVLLAWSGGPSSSSMVWQVLEGLSQGSAKRLRFVPGVIYVDEGAACGQSLKDREKTLAEVKLILQNTGFPWHVVALEEVFSLPPSVLCCASQEPAGTEEAYKMAVDSFLQQQHVLGVEGYASPAQGEDQPHPSHSQEPLGMAGSPIAAQTEALSRLFSSIRTLTAKEELLQTLRTHLIVHVARTHGYGKVMTGESCTRLAIKLMTNLALGRGAFLAWDTGFSDERHGDVVLVRPMRDYTLKEVAFYNHLFGVPSVFTPAIDTKAPEKASIHRLMEAFILRLQTLFPSTVSTVYRTSEKLVKAPRDSCATGPSGPNCLLCMCTLDIDTADSATAFGAQSSSHLSQMLPAEAGMPTPPNCGAGEGQAQSCHRGVGRREDVQACIMEQLCYGCRVNMKDLPSLDPLPPYVLAEAQLRSQRAWVSREIQEYLITDDDEEEEEESRAEPGHTQPCKAIKQEGENTGIGL; translated from the exons ATGTGTCAGGCCGGTGAGGACTACGCGGGGCCGGCTCAGCGGGAGCCTCCGCCCGTGCCACGGCCGGG CCGGGAGCAGAAGTGTGTGAAGTGCGCAGAAGGCCTGCCGGTGGTGGTGATACGAGCGGGAGATGCCTTCTGCAG GGATTGTTTCAAGGCATTCTATGTTCACAAGTTCAGAGCCATGCTTGGGAAGAACCGACTCATCTTTCCTGGCGAGAAG gtGCTGTTGGCATGGTCTGGGGGGCCTTCATCCAGCTCCATGGTCTGGCAAGTTCTTGAG GGTCTGAGTCAGGGTTCTGCAAAACGGCTACGCTTTGTACCAGGAGTCATCTATGTTGATG AGGGAGCAGCCTGTGGCCAGAGCCTAAAGGACAGAGAGAAGACCTTGGCAGAGGTGAAGCTGATCCTGCAGAACACTGGCTTCCCATGGCATGTGGTTGCCTTAGAGGAG GTGTTCAGCTTGCCACCATCGGTGCTGTGCTGTGCTTCCCAAGAGCCAGCAGGGACAGAGGAGGCCTACAAAATGGCTGTGGACAGCTTCTTGCAACAGCAACATGTGCTAGGGGTTGAGGGCTATGCCAGCCCAGCTCAAGGAGAGGATCAGCCACACCCATCCCACAGCCAGGAACCCCTAGGCATGGCTGGGTCCCCCATAGCTGCTCAGACTGAGGCCTTGTCTAGGTTGTTCAGCTCCATAAGGACACTGACAGCCAAAGAGGAGCTTCTGCAGACCCTGAG GACCCATCTGATTGTACATGTAGCCCGAACCCATGGCTACGGCAAGGTGATGACTGGGGAGAGCTGCACCCGCTTGGCCATCAAGCTTATGACCAACCTAGCCCTGGGGAGAGGAGCCTTCCTTGCCTGGGACACG GGCTTCTCAGATGAGCGGCATGGGGATGTGGTATTGGTGAGGCCCATGCGGGACTACACCTTGAAGGAAGTGGCCTTCTACAACCACCTGTTTGGTGTTCCCTCAGTCTTCACACCAGCCATTGATACCAAG GCTCCAGAAAAGGCTAGCATCCACCGGCTGATGGAAGCTTTTATCCTGAGATTGCAGACTCTGTTCCCCTCTACAGTCAGTACTGTGTACAG GACAAGTGAGAAGTTGGTCAAGGCTCCCCGGGACAGCTGTGCCACTGGCCCCTCGGGCCCCAACTGCCTCCTCTGCATGTGTACACTGGACATTGACACTGCTG ACAGTGCCACGGCCTTTGGGGCTCAGTCCTCCTCACATCTCTCCCAGATGCTGCCTGCTGAGGCTGGGATGCCTACCCCGCCCAACTGTGGTGCAGGGGAGGGTCAGGCCCAGAGCTGCCACAGGGGAGTTGGCAGAAG GGAGGATGTGCAGGCCTGCATCATGGAACAGCTGTGCTATGGCTGCCGGGTGAACATGAAGGACCTG CCCTCCCTGGACCCATTGCCACCCTACGTCCTGGCAGAGGCTCAGCTCCGCAGCCAGAG GGCCTGGGTCTCTCGGGAAATTCAGGAGTATCTGATTACAGACgatgatgaggaagaggaggaggaaagcaggGCTGAGCCTGGGCATACCCAACCATGCAAAGCTATCAAGCAGGAAGGAGAAAACACTGGGATTGGTCTATGA